Within Quercus lobata isolate SW786 chromosome 5, ValleyOak3.0 Primary Assembly, whole genome shotgun sequence, the genomic segment GCAAGGCCCGATCAGAAATTCTAAATTGATTATAGATTGAACATGACATTGAATGTCAgataaccaaataaaattaacattcaAATCAGAGAGTAGAAtgaaatatttacaaaaatatttacacGTATATTTAGAAAAAGGACTGCATTCACGAGATGGAATGCCATGCCATGAAGCCACCAAATATGCGCATAATGACCAAGTGCCATTAACAATGTTGCCATGTCCAGGGAAAACCCCACATTCCGAATAAGAATGCCCTTCCATTCCCACAATGAACCTGCAGTCACACTCCTTAATCAGAAACCATTACATCCACTACAGgtcatcttaattttttttaaataaaataaaattgatatctATATTCCATGTGAGAGGATTGTGTGTTTCCATTCACAACATATTCCACTCATTAATGTGCATAATTCTCATTATACACTGACTGTCTGATAAAGAGGTGATGCACGAATCAATAATTCCCATTATTATCCCCTCAATCCTAAAAAAGTGTTAAATTCACATTTACCAATCACCACAAATttaagctttatatatatatatatatatatatatatacaaactacTCACTACTCACTACTTATATTGTCTGGTTCATCAGTCCATccccaacacccccccccccccaaaaaaaaagaatttaggtATGTGTTTTTCAATATAATCTTTTCTTCTTACATTGTTTACTTCTGCTTTTTCAATCAAACATGAAATGCGTGagcatttttagaaaataaataaccatacacaaataaataaataattccaCTCAATCATCAACTTATTTTCATTGAGTTGACTTGATAATTGATCATATAAACTTTCAAAAAGATTCTCAGTCTTACCCGTATAACTATAGAACTCAATCATTGTAGGAGGTCCTATTCTTAAATTGAAGTTCCATACAATGTTTTGATAACTAATAGTCTGAATCATATGGATGAATTTTAGTGTTTAACTCTCTGAAATGGAAAGCATAGATGTAatccaatttcaaaattttgtagttcATATAACTAGCTCTAAGCTAGAACTTAATACATTTCAGCATGAGTGCTTAGAAGCTTGTATGTCAGGAGTGCTTGTATAACTATACTGACCCTTGTTCCAAGGTTAGTGAGAATCTAGTGTATAgttcttttaattaatatattccAGAAGCCTCTTTCTTCATTACAGCAACCAGTAGTTTACTAGTTTGAACCTCAGTCTACAACCATTCAACATTGACAAACCATAAGTCCTAGGTTATCTCATATAAGAACCATGAAAGACCCCTCACCCACTTCTGTGATGAAAAGTAGCATGAAATTAAGAGAGATAAATGATACACGTAAAAAAGAATGTAAGAATTTGAATCTCTACACAAGTGAACGTTCCAGAAGACAAGTGTTCAATCCATCTATGATACTCTAAAAGAATCAGTTCTAACAAcgaaatagcaaaaatattcataatatcaatatgcttttttttttcctccaatgCCATTTACAAGTACTGGCAGACCCAACACCAATTAGTGGTTAACCATTGCATAATCCAGCTAGCAGAGGATAAGCTGATGGCATTATTGTTTAATACAATTCATCAAACTCAATTATCTTTGCCAGAGCAGCTCACAATAATCTCcgcccaagaaaaaaaatctacaaatttTCCTGAAACTTAGAGAAGGTTTTTCATCTAAACCAATACATGCAGTGTAAATACAAATTGGCCCGCTTTACAGTAAAGACAGACAAAACTCAGTGATTTTACAGGCTATTAGTCTATTATACCTACTGCTGCCACTTACGTCATATTTTAATGTCTTAGCATCATTCTCATTGCTCAATCACTGTGGCATTATAGCAAAGTAAAATTCATATGCTCAAAAAAAATCTACCTGCTTTATATAAAAAACATATCCTATGGCAGCAACAGTAAATGCAATCTATACATTGCGTAACTCAGCATACTGTCCACTATGCAAATAGTTCATTGACCAACACAAAGACATATTTGCTTAAAGGTCCCTCAGAAAGATAGCAAACTTACCTTTAGACACAGAACtagtaaaacaaatacattgAGCACAAAATTTGTCAGCAGTCCAATGGTAGCATAAGAACCCGAGAGCAGCTCGATGACACGGCTTGCATTCTCCGAATGAATATAATTCTCAGCTATTAGTCCATCCGATTTAAGATTATCTAAAGACAACTCAGTCCAGAATTGAAGAAAGACAAAGCTTAGCACCGTAGACGCCACTGACTCGGCTATGTAGTGCACACCCATTACAAGCAACTCTATATTCAGCCTTTTCACCACAACCCAACTCCAAAATTTTCATCAGAATGGCATTAGCATAACTTTCCCCATTTTATAATCACAATTTGGCAGTGAAGTAAACCAGTCAGGCACACACTTTAAGTTAGATTGaaaacccaccaaaaattcACTACCATGCCAAACATTCCAAGATCAAATCCCAAAACCTGTCCCCAAAtccaaagccaaaaaaaataaattaaaaacaaataaccAAGTAACCAGGTGACACTTCATCCAAATAGAAAACTGTCTTAAAGGCTATGAATTTCTCATTTCTTCAATACCCAGAAACCAAAACACATAAAGATCAAAACTTTTacatttctttcatttttcttttccagcTAGAATAAATTAAATGTGcaataaaacaattataaattcaAATCACCGATACATAAACCTCGAAACCCCATTAAATTTTTCGAATTTCAAATGCAAAAAACATTAACTTTTGAGAGACCCCAGAAGGAATTCAGCTAAAATTTAACAACCCCATCGATTGAAGAGCATAGAAAAAGCCAAAAACTTTATCTCTGAATCTCTGAAAATTTTTGATATAATTGTGGAGTAAATAAACGAAAATTTGAGAACGAATAAGCAAATGAACGGACCTGATTCGATCTATGATCATATTGCTTTTTCTTCGGTGGGGGTTTCTGCAATTTTCACCAGCATCGCTTTCTtgtgcgagagagagagagttttttttttgggtaaacgaaaatagagagagagagagagagagagagagagagagagacttactgataattcaaaaaattgaaatttacacaattttcacaatcaataactgaattccaagaaaaaaaaaaaaaattcactgtATTCCTCTAGAATTCAAAGTACAAGAGTTTTATCTTGAAGACCTGGTTGGATTTTGGCAAAAcggggtcgggtcgggtcgggtcggatCCTAGCCGTCGTCGTCGTCGTAGTCGGCCTTGGTTTTGGGCTTCCGGTACTTCTCTTCGACGAGCTTGGCCTTGTAGAGGGCATCGTGGGTGAGCTTCCTGATGTTCGGAACGTCGTAGTTTTGAGCTATGTATATTCCACACACCGTCCCTACTATGAAAGAAAAGCTACTCTTTATGATACCCATCTTcccaaaatcaaaaaacaaaatctgggttttttcgattttgattaaaaaaaattataaaaaaaaaaaaattgggactTTTGTGTTGTGGAGgttgaagaagaatgaagaagtatGAAAGATTCTGGAAACATGAGCTGAGCTGAATGGGTGCTATTGTGTGGTGAACTGGACTAGTATATTATAGTATAGGGCCCATGGGCCCAGCCCagattaatgtttttttttttttttccttctaaaaactttttaatttgttttttttaattaaaatttattactaaatATGTATTTCATGTATAATTTATTACCACTGTGCATGATGTACCCAGCAGGGCCAGCATTCTAGCTTTGACTttgtttactttttaatttCAGTGAATTGATGTGATTGTGATAAGAGTTCATGTTGCCATAACAAAATatgcatcttttttttcttcaaaaaactgtAGGACCACACCATTTCCAACAAAATTTTATGTCAgcgattggaaaaaaaaaatggttagttGAAAAAACAGACAGCTAATTACATTCAATCATATTTGATAGAAATTTATGTgagtagtgaaaaaaaaaattatgaatttatatgaAAGTAATAGACAGATAACTACTTAAAATTAATCCTATagaataattgtaaaaaatagtgtaataaaatttgtgatcttaaaataaatgttttgtatgaataaaataaaataaaaaaccatgtGGTCACCTATGCAAGCTTGGATTTTAATACTGAAAGTGTTGGTAAAAGAAGTATAGGTCCTTAGGTATGCTACTGTGAGATAATCaagtaaaaatcaaatcatacacAGGAAGGAGGATTATCTGATTGGGGAATATATTCGTAGAATTAGAAAGGATAAGATCTAATAAAAGATGCCAAATGCTGAGTTGGTTAGCAGCATTGAAGGTTTTGGCACAAACTTTGGCTCaagttttttgaagtatttgaatCAATTCCATCATTGGATCCTACCCCCAAGAGAAATAGCAGTGATCTTGAATGGTTCATTATCTTTAtcaattctaaaataaaattcattaatttcttaaattccatttttgaatttactattttatagtTTTGATAGTGCATCTCTCTCTTCTTAAATAGATGTAGGTGGTCCCATGAAGTGgagaaagaatttttatttatttttttatttttggagaagtAGGACAAAGAGAGTTGAatgccatttaaaaaaaaaaaggaatttgaaTAGAGATCCAAATTGCTCAATTTGATGCCAAAGAGATCCATTTTAGAGTCAAAACACAATATGTGGGACCGGGCTATTGAAAACAGAAAATCTAAGCCCAAATCTAAGTCCGAATCCAACAAAGTTCCCAGGTTCCTCCCAATTCTTGAAGGTCCTACCGTATCAGAGTATATATCCTCTTCATAAAGATAAagagatatatatttatatatatatatatatatatatatatatatcatacataTGAGAGTATATATCCTCTTCATAAAGATAAagagatatatatttatatatatattttttataaacttcaaatttcattcaagatAAAGAAACGTGGAGGCAATCATCCATACAAGCAGAGTAAACCACTCTGGAAAGATTGTCCTTATTACAACAAAGAGACATTTTAGATGCTACTGAGTGCTTTGCTGCAGCATGAGCTGCAACATTGCACTCTCTGTTGACCCAACGGAAacaaacactcaaaaaaaaaaaaaaaaaaaaaaaaaaaacttaagataCTACTAATAATATTACTGATAGACCAATCAAGTAGGACATATTCAGCTGAAAGAGAGTCAAAACATCGCTTTGCATCTCCTTTGATATGAACATGACTCCACTGGTCATGGTTAGCAAGATGCATTGCCCAAAGGATTGCATAGGCCTTAGCAACAATGGGGGAGCAAGGTTGGTGAAACTTGGACCAAACTTTAATGACTATGCCCTTATGATCTCTAGCCACAACCGCAAGAGTGGTGAAGGATTTAGTTATGGCTGCATCAACATTGTGCCTTATCCAGCCAATGGGAGCCAGCTCCCAAAATAGGTGATTTGCTTGAGCAGTAGGGAGTGTCTCCAAAGCAATCAAAGTGGAAAATTCTTGGAATTTGAATTGAATCTACTTGATAGAATCAAAGCTATCAATTTGAGCCTCCTAATATGTGGTTCTATTTCTTAAATGCCAAATTTCATCAAGAACAAGAGCCATGTTCAAGGACATACGCCATTGATTCTCTTGAGGGCATAAGGCTTGGGGTGGATTCAATACTAGCTAGATAATGTCGAAGCTGGAGTAGATGTGCAACTCATCAGCTCTAAGGCCCCAACAGCTGGAGTGCCAAATTGCTTTAGCAACTGGGCACTTAAAGAAGAGGTGGCAGCTAGATTCAATCTCACAACCACATAGCACACAAGATGGGTCATCTATGCCCATTCTTTGAAGCAAATTTTCTTTCGTTGGAATGGTGTTGGTTCCTAATCTCCAAAGAAACATTTTGGTCCGTTTAGGAGCTTTGAGCTTCCATAGCTTGGATGCAGGGATGGAACTAGGACTCGAAATTGAGGggggcaaatataatttttcttgggcttattttctaaaatcttaaatatatgcctactattttatatttaaaaaaaaatttggtaggGGGGGGcatagcccccccccccccctcagcCTGTATGTAGTTTTGTCCCTGCTTGGATGGTTACATCTAAGAGGGATAGTTTATGCATGAAAATTCTTGTGCCCCCCCCTCAGCCTGTATATAGTTTTGTCCCTGCTTGGATGGTTACATCTAAGAGGGATAGTTTATGCATGGAAATTCTTAGAGCTAAATGCAAAGTTCGAAATGATTGGCTATTCAAGGAGCCTCCAAAAGCTGCGCCTCCCATTTGGAAAGCTATCAAGGGGGTTAAAAACATCATTGTCAAGGGCACTTGCTATCTCATCAGAAATGGAGCTTCTATCAATGCTTGGCAAGACCCTTGGGTACCTTGGATCCAAGGCTTCAAGCCCAATCCAAAGTCAGCCAATTCTGATACAAATCCACTGATGGTCTCCCAACTGATTTGTTTGAGCCTGACTCTGCCAAGGCCATATCCATACACCTTCCACCTACCCTAAGGCCAAACAAGCTCATATGGACACTGAACTCCAATGGAAAATTCTCTGTTAAATCAGCCTCCCATATTGCAActtatttatatctatatatatctaaaaactgaGATATATAATTTAATGTTGCTATACTCCTGTTGAGCCACCTCATCAGTCATGTcatactttaaaaaaagaaattcctttattatttttctattttattttatataaaataattaaatatagttTATGGACAAACTTGTTAATACACTCCATTATTAATCAACATgttactatttatttgttttaaatgcaaatatttgactattctttttttttttttttgagaaagatttgACTATTCAGTTACTCATattgatttcaacttttcattttcttctttctaatttcaagcaattgttaaaattgaatagTTCATTATCTTTTTAGTGGATATATGCACATGTTTGACTATTGATTGCAAACGTTACTATTCATTAAATGTAAATTAGCTcgtaaccccatgcatatgcataggtacacttaaagatatacaataagatgcataatataatttttatatatataattcaaatactattgatagttatttttatattttgttaactcgttaaaaagttttgtaaggatattattaggtataaaatgtaaattgtccatatttttttttttaaattattgtgaagTACTTCTTTTTTTACGATTAATTTATTCTAGACTTTTTAGTTtatgtacttaataactcactcggatgaatatttatgacgTGATCCcatatttgattctaaaattaagaaataaaactgtaaggacacaattctccggcggcccaataaggacgTTGGGCCCGCATAcaaaagatccctcacaatatgatttgtagagagtgggcttgaaaagctagccgttagtcacggggcgatgtccaATCCTGGTTTTAGAAGagttcaggtagaaaaaggagtcGGGCTTGAATATTTAAtccctaagacgtcgcaccctatgggatgggactcctcggagttgatccgaggaccattgaagCCATTCCCtggttatccaacgacggactctcttcagtgaagtccggtgttgttgagaggttCTCCCCCATCTGATCCTTCTCCTTTTGAGGGTAGGCTGGCCTCTCTTTAGATTtgcttactttcttcttttatactcctctgcgttaattgtccttcgtccacgtgtagggtcaatctttgcaagacggatacttgtcccatccgtctaatcccagaattgttggggatggtagataaggctgcagagtacggctctgtcatgtgttaggtcttatctggaagggtggTAAGGGTAACTtctccaagatattttggatctccctACAagttcgtccctataccagttttaccccttaaTTCCGATGGggttctggatctgccgaggactaaactgtcctcggctgccttccaaagTTGTTTTGTGCTCGGTAATGTAGagtttgggccacagctctcctcggattgggccttcgaaTTTTCCAGGAGCGattgggcttggtccttaaattatcgggccccacaatagcccctcaaaacccttctatccgacttcgagttgggaaggagggttttggcgAACCCGGGCCCTTAACGTGGCTTACTTAGTTCaatcccgcatttatgtgagcggttttccacctgtccaggaagttagccggtttttaagggattccttttaatctGCTCGCGATCTgttcctgccgcttggctgtcccagacgcgcccttaatgaatcccctttacgaggctcatttatgtccggcggctcatctgataaggtggggaaatggaacggacgcctctttttttcTTCGGATTCCTTTGGGAAgcttgaatgcatttaataccctccgttctgcccttcctataagaaggcaggcaggaggccatcactttcgtgcagactcctctccttccctctgtgatctgaaacccgtagccttCTTTAGCGcctgcttagcccgtttgttatacaccatatcagtaCACGCCTACCATAACGAGCGATGAAGGTACCATGACCCTCttcaaaacaccatgttccgataaagcttgaaatggctcgatcggggcaaggatggcgcagacttaagatctgtcccgcctctctttcagccaaaatccgaagcaggggctcgccatgtcgaattctcggcgtggctgagtcgagaacacccaatacCAGCACCACttggctcctcacgagcgtacctaacatggcaccagtgtgttaggagtcagggctgaggcaggggcgaagtgcttctgcttctccccttctttgctcactggtgccttcctccgccttcctcttatagtcttcccagcaccagttccgccctggtgctgtccttctccctcttttactcctctctttgtcttttcatttctcccactcttcttctcctccttcccttactcatgtcctccatcttcttcattgatttcttccttactatttccttcttcttcgttcttctttttttgtgaagtgagttcttctcttagtatgagcaacaatgaggcagagattggagagaccttgaagacaagtttaaaaaggCGCTTGgccgtttgcttatctgtactgtggatgttagtactGCCTCGGCAGCCCCTTTTTTGTATAGGCTGGTTGAAGCCTctttttgtacgttgtaataatttttcatattaataaaacttgtttctatttcactttgcatgttctgtctctttgttttttataaatttgtaagcgccgctcggcacaatcatatagcatctaaatcaatgacgactaagaccaaaatacttaataataaaaagatgttgccataactttaatggaaGTGCTTGTCATGataaggcagaccaataaaaagtaatacttacccccctGGCTCGGGTacgaggaccatgcaagtccttggttctgtccaaagcttgtaataataataactttttgtatttggttttcccataggcttgagtccgaggaccatacaaggccttggttctgtccaaaactttaataataataattttttgtatttggtttccccataggcttgagtccgaggaccatacaaggccttggttctgtccaaaactttaataataataatttttttgtatttggtttccccataggcttgagtccgaggaccatacaaggccttggttctgtccaaaacttgtaataataataactttttgtatttggtttccccataggcttgagtccgaggaccatacaaggccttggttctgtccaaaacttgtaataataataactttttgtatttggtttccccataggcttgagtccgaggaccatacaatgccttggttctgtccaaaacttgtaataataataactttttgtatttggtttccccataggcttgagtccgaggaccatgcaaggccttggttctgtccaaaactttatgccttttcctcaggtgtctcataatCTGCCGAGCATGTAGTTGTCCTCGGCGAaggttattccttggtgtgggtcatagtccgtgggcttccatgctgaacgggcctgggccgcgaatttattaagcccacagatttagaggcatttctgtagtctttggtcacgcggtactttttggcgtcccagtattcgaggtgcgccttcacgaggctcctttaatcttagggttgcagacggcatgggaaatcgagccggagacattttgtctgtagcgttccttgggacgctgcgtggattaaatgccatcacctcatcttttaaataaataggagagagagtTGCTTTACCTTCGCACAAATTCTTCAGTCTTCCCCCtcagtacatcatgtttgaggcgaggattgaagcaaaggagctctctccgccacaaaagcgCCGTGTCCTCTTGAGATTtcagatagtgaggtacgggccaaggaggcgtagactcaagagaatatttcagttcgagagaggggaaaggatgtttctcccttttttagtcaaaatccgaagcaggttctggtcatgccagatttttggtatgcccGAAGacggaatttccgccatcagcgccgtctgccttgtagcaggcaaatttctgcgggggcttcccaacttccggctccctgcatcttttctgtagatggtgttagattgaggtcaggt encodes:
- the LOC115992885 gene encoding uncharacterized protein LOC115992885 yields the protein MGIIKSSFSFIVGTVCGIYIAQNYDVPNIRKLTHDALYKAKLVEEKYRKPKTKADYDDDDG